The sequence CCAGCAGTGTGCTGCCGGACCTCGGCATGCCCACGATGAAGATGGGCGTCCAGCTGCGGTCCCCATGCGGCTGGACGGGTGGTGCCGGCCGCGCCAGCCGCATCTCCACGCTGCGCCGCCAGGGCTTGCGGTTCCAGGGCTGCCGTTCGCGTGCGATGCGGTTGGTCTCGGCCCAGGCGGCGACGGCGCGGGCATGCTCGCCGAGGTCGTCGTACGCCTTGCCCAATGCGAACAGCAGGCCACTGCGGGCATGTGGGCTCAGATCGTGGCGAGCCAGCTGCTGTTCGAACAGCGCAATATCCGGATGTTGCCGGTCACGGTACCGCTGCAGGCCGGCCAGGCCCAGTGGAACATGCCATTCCAGCGCCAGCGGACTGCCGGCCAGTGCCGCCTGCTGATGGTGGCGGGCCTCGTCGAAGCGTCCCAGTTGTGAGGCGAGCGCGCCCGCGTGCGCGTGCAGGCGGGGATCGTCGAGGCCGTTGGCGAAGGCGTCCACGCACAGCTGCAGCGCCTCCGCCTGGCGACCACAGTCGTCGAGCAGCTCCACCGCGGTGATCCGCTGCTCCACGCTGGCAGCGCCTGCAGTGCATGCGCCGACCAGCACTTCGCCTGCGGCCACCATCCGGCCCTGATCGCGCAGCAGGCGTGCCAGCACGAAGGCGGCCGGCAGATGACCCGGCGCACGCTGCAGGATCCCCCGCAGGCGCAGTTCGGCGTCGAGCCGATCACCTTGCTGGATCGCGATGCCGGCGAGCGCCAGCGCCAGCTCACCGGATCCGGGATGAACGGCGATGGCCGCTTCGAGCGTGGCCGCCGCACCAGCCATGTCGCCGCGCAATACCTGCGCCTGTGCGGCTTGAAGCGACAGCTGCTCGTCCGGAAGTACGGGCATGATCGGCGGCGCAGTCATGGGGCGTTTCCGCGGGCGCGCTCAGGCCTGCCAGGGCGGCAGGCCCAGCGCGGCGCGCAGCGGATCGAGCA is a genomic window of Rhodanobacter thiooxydans containing:
- a CDS encoding tetratricopeptide repeat-containing sulfotransferase family protein, producing the protein MTAPPIMPVLPDEQLSLQAAQAQVLRGDMAGAAATLEAAIAVHPGSGELALALAGIAIQQGDRLDAELRLRGILQRAPGHLPAAFVLARLLRDQGRMVAAGEVLVGACTAGAASVEQRITAVELLDDCGRQAEALQLCVDAFANGLDDPRLHAHAGALASQLGRFDEARHHQQAALAGSPLALEWHVPLGLAGLQRYRDRQHPDIALFEQQLARHDLSPHARSGLLFALGKAYDDLGEHARAVAAWAETNRIARERQPWNRKPWRRSVEMRLARPAPPVQPHGDRSWTPIFIVGMPRSGSTLLAEQLARHPAVRHRGELPWLPTLAARLDAMASDRERAAQMPAAAAAYAAQLVQDDAPARWYIDKQPHNYMHVDLILALFPQARVIHCRRNARDTALSLWMQSFHPGTQDFACDFADIAAVIHGTRRLMAHWQRRYPAAVREVRYEDLVGDPDSCVDALADWLGLPDAAKPAAPGQERAINTASLWQARQPVHTRSVQRWRAYAALLPELARIPAD